GCTCGGTGACTTTCATGGAGCCAAGTTCGGCGCCGATACTCGAACCCGCCTTTCCGGCACAAATCAAAGCCGTCACGAGTGATCCCAACGCTTTCACAATTGCAACGCCCATCATCGAAGGCAACCATGAAGCAGCACCAAAGTCTTCCAACGATGGACGCGATTGTTTGGTAAACACGATTCCGATGATGAATCCGGTGAGCGTGATCAGCGTCAATGACTTTAACCCGATTTCAAAACATTGATGGATGATTTCCTTGAAGTGAAAAGGTGGTTGGAGGGCTTGTTTGAAAAACTGAAGTACAAACCGGTAGGCCTTGGCAAAACCTGCAAAGAGTTCGTCAAATCCTTTGGAAATCACATATTTTCTGGCAGGCGTCTTAACTCCGGAATTCATTTTTCAGCTGAGAGGTGATCAAAACCTGATCGCTGCAAATTTGGAAATACCTTGCTGGGAAAAACTTACACAGCTTTGGAAATTGGTTACATCAATCACTTGTGGGGGTTGATGGAATTGAGATGATGGATCGCCGACACGACCACTGTTTTATCCGGGGGAATTCGGCGGCAAGCCTTCCTTGCACATCTTTTCTAAGTAGTGTTTGGTTCGTTGAAGGGAGAGCAAAAAATCATTGAAATCAACGATACCCAAAGCAAAAACCGCGCTGTCTCTTCGAATTGTGAAAACTAGAGTTACCCCATTTGATGACAATCCCCAGCGACGCGATGGGCTCTCGATGCTCATCAACTCCATGGGATTGATGGAATGCGTCGGTAGTTTCAACGATTGCCGTGACGTGATTGCCAATGTCGAGGCGACCAAGCCCGACGTCGTACGCATGGACATCGACATGCCCTTTGTGAATGGCATTGAAGGTGTGCGGTTGATCCGTACCAAGTTTCCGGACTTGAAGGTGCTGATGCAAACCGTCGGTGGGGCGGTTTCCGTGGCGATCAAGGAGGGTTTGGTCGATCAAAAATAACCCTTCGAATGGGATCCGGCTGTCGCTTCCTTCCTGAAATGCGGAAATGTGCCAAGTTTCGTTACCTTTCGGAATCAAAGGATCGGGAGTCTTGGCAACCGCAGTGAAATTCAGGAGCTTGCTATTTTGGGCCGTTTGGGGTCTATTATCGGGAATGGGGGCAAATTTGCTGCATGCCCAGCAGCCTGCGTATTTCATTCTTGGCGAGGATGAATTCAAGGGATTGCAAATCTATGACGTGATCCAGGACCAGCAAGACAACTATCTCATCTCCACCAACGAAGGCATTTACTACTATGACTACCAACACTTTGCCAGGATTGGATGCAGTGAAGCCAAAAGCAATTCCGTTTTCAATTTTGTAGCGGATGCCGACGGAAACGTCTATTGCTGCAACCTCAACCACCAAATTTTCAGCATTCGGAATGGCGCCTGTGCGTTGCTTTATGAACTCCAAGACGACGAGGTTAGTTCCGATATCAGCTTGGCGATTGGCCCGGATAACAACCTGATTGCGGCAGCAAAAAAGGTGATTGTAATCGATTCCGAGGGAAAAGCCCTCCGCAGATTTGGCTATCCTGCCAGTCATTGCGGACAGCCTTTCACCTTGAAAAACCGCTTCGTGATCTACCATCTACCTGGCAGAGACTCCGTTATCATTGTGAATCCGAATGGATTTACGACCCAACAGGTCATCGGTTTGGACCCATCCATGGAGAAGCTTGGACTGCTTTCCTTCTTCAGAATCGGAGGGAACAGCTATGCTCTCGATTTGTCCTCCAAAGGTTTGTATGCCTTTGATGAGCGGCTATTTTCCTTGCGGGTTCTTCCGCACAATCCCGCATTTGAGCGAAGCAAATCATTGAGGTTTTATGGGGTAGGTGACGCGACTTGGGTTGCTGGAACTTTGCCCGGAGCCTTTCACTTCAACCAAGCATTGGAATCAGCCCAATTTCCATTGTACTACGAAAAGTACTTTATATCAGATATTTTCCGTGATCGCGAAGGGAATACGCTCTTGAGCACCTTTGACAATGGCATCCTCGTTGTGCCCGACATGACGATTCCCGATGTGATTGCCTCTTTTCGGGATGACCCTGTGACTGCTCTTCATGTGGACCCTGCAACAGGCATCCTCTATCTCGGCTCTTCCAAAGGCGTGCTGATGCGCTATGACGACCATCAACTGACGATCCTGAAATCCAACGGGATGCGTGCTATCGAATGCATGATTGGCAAGGAAGGCTTCCCTTATGTCCTCTATGATGATGGCGCAATCAGAGCCTTGGACAAGCGCACGGGGCAATCGATCGACCTCACTACCGCTGCGCTCAAGGATGCTGCGATTGTCCATCCCAAATTGAGTTATCTTGGGACCAACATGGGTTTGCTCAGATGCACTTGGTCAGAAGACGGATTGCCAGAAGTTACTCCCCTTGAGGGATTTCGGTTTCGCACGCATTTGGTTGAACTTCAAGCGCCTGAAGGTGGCTTAATCGCTTCGACCTCCCATGGACTTTTTGCGATTGATTCGAACGAAATTGGAAAAAAAATCCTGTTGGACGGCGAAGATATCTTTCCAACTGCCATGGCGAATTTCCAAGGGCAGGTCTTGGCCGCAACCCAAAATGATGGTATCCTGATTTTGAAAAACGGCCAAGTCGTTGGGCGCATTTCCCCCAAAAATGATCGTTTGGAGATCCTGCGAAAGCTTTTTCCGTTTCAAAATACCATCCTCGCAAAATCGTCCCATGCCGTTTACCAATTCTCAAAAAACGGGGAAGTCAAAAAAAACATCAGCAAAGTCTATGGTTTCCCGGAGTCACGCGTGTTTGATTTTGACTTGCAAGGCGATCGGATTTGGGTAAGCCATGCCGGAGGTGTGCAGGCCGTCGAACTATCGACCACCGTATCCAATCAGTCCATGCCTGAATTGCAGCTTGCGCGCATCGACGTCAATGGAAGTCCTGTCACTACGGAATTTGGCACCGAATTCGGAAGTGACCAACGGAAATTTCAGTTTTCCCTCGCATTGCCAAGCCTTCGGTACAGACAAAGCGTGCGGCTTCATTACCAATTACAAGGCTACGATGCCGGATGGAATGTCAAAGCAAACGATGGCAGCGCTATTGTGTACAATGCGCTCGCGCCCGGCAATTATACTTTTTTGGCAAAGGCTGAAAACCAAGGACGATTTGGCAAAAACGTTGCCTTTTCCTTCACCATTGCATCGCCTTTCTACACGCGATTTTGGTTTATGAGCATTTGCGCATTGGCCTTCGTGGGACTGGTCATTTTGGTTTTCCGGAGACAATTGGCCTTGCAGCGTAAAAAAGCACAACAAATCAACGAACTCAACGCCTCCAAACTGACCGCGATTCAGTCGCAGATGAATCCGCACTTTATCTTCAATGCGCTCAATTCCATTCAGGATCTGGTTTTGAAAGGGGATGTGGAAAATTCCTATTCCTACATTACGACATTCTCAAATCTTGTGCGCAGCACGCTCAACTATTCGGAGAAGGATTTTATTGATTTTGAGCAGGAGATTAAACTGCTCAATCTCTACCTGAGTCTCGAACAACTGCGCTTCAAAAAGAAACTTGTCTATTCCATTGATACCGATGACATTGACGATATCCAGCTACCGCCTTTGCTGATTCAGCCGTTTGTGGAAAATGCCTTGGTTCATGGCCTTTTACACAAAGAAGGAGAAAAACGGTTGACGATAAAGTTTGAACTGCGTGAGGCATTGATCTGCATTGTGGAGGACAATGGCATCGGCCGGGAGCGCTCCAAAGCGATCAAGGAGCGGCAAAGGTCAGAGCATGAATCCTTTTCGGGTAAGGCAATTCGCAAACGGTTTGACATCTTGAGCGATGTTTTTCAGGGCGAATTTGGCTATCATTACGAGGATCTGATGGAAAATGGGCAAGCATCCGGGACAAGAATCACGCTGACGATCCCTGTAAAACGGAACTTTTAGGCCGTTCCTGAAGAAAATCCGCTCTTGGTGAATTTCAATGCGAGGTACGTCGGGGGAAATCCTAGATTTGGCACCGATGCAAAAGATAAGAGCAATACTGGTCGATGACGAAGAAAGCGCAAGAGATGTGCTGGAGAATCTGTTGTTGCGATTTTGCCCTGAAGTCGAACTGGTTGCAAAATGTGAAAATGTCTTGGAAGCAGTCGAAGTCATCAAGGAACTCAAGCCCGAATTGGTTTTCCTGGACATCGAAATGCCCAACTATGCTGGATACGAGATCGTCAAATTCTTTCAAGAAATCGAATTTGAGATCATCTTCGTCACCGCTTACGATCAATATGCCATTCGGGCATTTGAATTGGCAGCAATCGATTATTTGTTGAAGCCGATCGACATTGAGCGACTCAAATCGGCCGTCGGCAGGGCAAAACAGCAATCAGACATGAAGCAACAGGCCGAGCGCCTGCGGCTGTTGAGTTCGACCCTCGAGACCAACCAAGTCAAGAGTATGCTCGTGAATGACAAAGGCTACCAACAGGTGGTTCCATTCGAAAGCATCATTGCGATTGAAGCGCAGGAATCGTATTGCATCCTCTACACGCTCGAGAAAAAACATATCGTCAGCAAAAATTTGAAGCATTTCGAGACTTTGTTGGAGAGTGTTCCGCAGTTCATTCGCGTACACAAATCCTGGATCATCAACCGTTCCCACCTCGTGCATTATTCCCGGACCGACCTGTCGATTGAACTTACCGGCGGAATCGTTGCCAAACTCTCGAAATACAAAAAGGCCGATTTCGAAACCGCCATCACGGGGTAAGACGCGCCATCCATGAAGAATTTTGGCTTTTGGTGAAAGCATCCATTCAA
The Bacteroidota bacterium DNA segment above includes these coding regions:
- a CDS encoding response regulator transcription factor; the encoded protein is MQKIRAILVDDEESARDVLENLLLRFCPEVELVAKCENVLEAVEVIKELKPELVFLDIEMPNYAGYEIVKFFQEIEFEIIFVTAYDQYAIRAFELAAIDYLLKPIDIERLKSAVGRAKQQSDMKQQAERLRLLSSTLETNQVKSMLVNDKGYQQVVPFESIIAIEAQESYCILYTLEKKHIVSKNLKHFETLLESVPQFIRVHKSWIINRSHLVHYSRTDLSIELTGGIVAKLSKYKKADFETAITG
- a CDS encoding response regulator; the encoded protein is MLINSMGLMECVGSFNDCRDVIANVEATKPDVVRMDIDMPFVNGIEGVRLIRTKFPDLKVLMQTVGGAVSVAIKEGLVDQK
- a CDS encoding histidine kinase, which codes for MGANLLHAQQPAYFILGEDEFKGLQIYDVIQDQQDNYLISTNEGIYYYDYQHFARIGCSEAKSNSVFNFVADADGNVYCCNLNHQIFSIRNGACALLYELQDDEVSSDISLAIGPDNNLIAAAKKVIVIDSEGKALRRFGYPASHCGQPFTLKNRFVIYHLPGRDSVIIVNPNGFTTQQVIGLDPSMEKLGLLSFFRIGGNSYALDLSSKGLYAFDERLFSLRVLPHNPAFERSKSLRFYGVGDATWVAGTLPGAFHFNQALESAQFPLYYEKYFISDIFRDREGNTLLSTFDNGILVVPDMTIPDVIASFRDDPVTALHVDPATGILYLGSSKGVLMRYDDHQLTILKSNGMRAIECMIGKEGFPYVLYDDGAIRALDKRTGQSIDLTTAALKDAAIVHPKLSYLGTNMGLLRCTWSEDGLPEVTPLEGFRFRTHLVELQAPEGGLIASTSHGLFAIDSNEIGKKILLDGEDIFPTAMANFQGQVLAATQNDGILILKNGQVVGRISPKNDRLEILRKLFPFQNTILAKSSHAVYQFSKNGEVKKNISKVYGFPESRVFDFDLQGDRIWVSHAGGVQAVELSTTVSNQSMPELQLARIDVNGSPVTTEFGTEFGSDQRKFQFSLALPSLRYRQSVRLHYQLQGYDAGWNVKANDGSAIVYNALAPGNYTFLAKAENQGRFGKNVAFSFTIASPFYTRFWFMSICALAFVGLVILVFRRQLALQRKKAQQINELNASKLTAIQSQMNPHFIFNALNSIQDLVLKGDVENSYSYITTFSNLVRSTLNYSEKDFIDFEQEIKLLNLYLSLEQLRFKKKLVYSIDTDDIDDIQLPPLLIQPFVENALVHGLLHKEGEKRLTIKFELREALICIVEDNGIGRERSKAIKERQRSEHESFSGKAIRKRFDILSDVFQGEFGYHYEDLMENGQASGTRITLTIPVKRNF